One window from the genome of Megalobrama amblycephala isolate DHTTF-2021 linkage group LG4, ASM1881202v1, whole genome shotgun sequence encodes:
- the LOC125267735 gene encoding CDPK-related kinase 6-like isoform X2, with translation MGQRLSRREKVKGGGECVHGINPCTTLTSTDHKAELHPRPNETPDGIGEGGGQERGGEKTKNKRQKKRRFRRFASFFCCCSRPKSTKARDEQVEQGEVDQDTDEGPSRRCTDDQTSIQEVICTVEDSDHQEPPSSSPEVPHTAENQQVEDVQPQDQDSPASPSAGETGSHLPRQLDCDEIMRIEDHICWRYTIGKKLGEGGFGSVFEGTRCKDDLQVAVKFTAKTENEPYISLPDHPRPVPLEVALTLMANQGPRCRHIIEVLDWQDHPDQFIMVLERPSHCMDMHSFWLQNGGLFCEELACHFMWQVIDAAAVCCSRWVFHRDIKMPNLLVNTETLEVKLIDFGCGDLLRSSSYKTYSECCRFIRGCLKSNPEQRIHLDEMLSHDWFKVMERVSLASGGLTQMATPSLQP, from the exons ATGGGACAGCGACTATCTCGTAGAGAGAAAGTGAAGGGAGGAGGTGAGTGTGTGCACGGGATAAATCCCTGTACTACACTGACATCCACCGACCACAAGGCGGAGCTCCATCCTCGTCCTAACGAGACGCCTGATGGTATCGGTGAGGGAGGCGGGCAGGAGAGAGGGGGAGAGAAAACTAAGAATAAGAGGCAGAAAAAGAGGAGATTTCGGAGGTTTGCCTcttttttctgttgttgttctCGCCCCAAATCCACCAAAGCTCGGGATGAGCAGGTGGAGCAGGGTGAGGTGGACCAGGACACTGATGAGGGCCCCTCCAGGAGGTGTACTGATG ATCAGACTTCTATACAGGAAGTCATCTGTACTGTAGAGGACAGTGATCATCAGGAACCTCCTTCCAGTAGTCCTGAAGTCCCACACACTGCCGAAAACCAGCAAGTGGAGGACGTCCAGCCTCAAGATCAGGACAGTCCGGCCAGTCCATCAGCAGGTGAAACTGGATCACATCTGCCGAGACAGCTGGACTGTGATGAGATCATGAGGATCGAGG ACCACATTTGCTGGAGATACACCATTGGCAAGAAGTTAGGGGAAGGAGGATTTGGCTCCGTCTTTGAAGGGACACGTTGCAAGGACGATCTCCAGGTAGCTGTGAAATTCACAGCGAAGACGGAGAATGAGCCGTACATCAGCCTT CCTGATCATCCCAGACCAGTTCCTCTTGAGGTGGCCCTGACACTCATGGCCAATCAAGGCCCCAGGTGTCGCCACATAATAGAGGTTCTGGACTGGCAGGACCATCCCGACCAGTTCATCATGGTCTTAGAGCGACCCTCACACTGCATGGACATGCACAGCTTTTGGCTGCAGAATGGAGGCCTCTTTTGTGAGGAGTTGGCGTGCCATTTCATGTGGCAGGTGATTGACGCCGCCGCCGTGTGCTGTTCCCGGTGGGTGTTCCATCGGGACATCAAAATGCCAAACCTCTTGGTCAACACGGAGACACTGGAGGTCAAATTGATAGATTTCGGCTGTGGAGACCTCCTGAGAAGCTCGTCCTACAAAACCTACTCTG aatgctgccGTTTTATTCGAGGTTGCCTAAAGAGCAACCCAGAGCAGAGAATCCACTTGGACGAGATGCTCTCCCATGACTGGTTCAAG GTCATGGAGAGGGTCAGCCTTGCGTCTGGCGGGCTGACACAGATGGCCACTCCATCCCTTCAGCCTTAG
- the zfpl1 gene encoding zinc finger protein-like 1, giving the protein MGLCKCPKRKVTNLFCFEHRVNVCEHCLVSNHNKCIVQSYLQWLQDSDYNPNCSLCSQPLDSQDTVRLVCYDLFHWSCLNELASRQPLYTAPAGYQCPTCQGPVFPPPNLASPIADMLREQLSSVNWARAGLGLPLIEDPPEREEASTHDVTCYSEWSTFETPEVDIMMSNPTLTNLPPHQEVEHIHNNGELSAQKHSVINMSTTSTTDTVTINTATSPRKVYDTRDSGNSEVMQIDFDDDKYRRRPALSWFAQVLKNRTNTKKKALTLKQRIFMLLLVGVIGFFTLIIIMAKLGRASAESDPNLDPMLNPNIRVGNK; this is encoded by the exons ATGGGTTTGTGCAAGTGTCCTAAGAGGAAGGTTACGAACCTGTTCTGCTTTGAACATCGTGTCAACGTGTGTGAGCACTGTCTTGTATCCAATCACAACAAG TGTATTGTACAGTCATACCTACAGTGGCTACAAGACAGCGATTACAACCCCAACTGCAGCCTCTGCAGCCAGCCCTTAGATTCCCAGGATACTGTTCGACTGGTTTGCTATG ATTTATTCCACTGGTCATGTCTGAATGAGTTGGCCTCCCGTCAGCCTCTCTACACGGCACCTGCTGGGTACCAGTGCCCAACATGCCAGGGTCCTGTGTTCCCACCCCCAAACCTGGCCAGTCCAATTGCAGACATGCTGAGAGAACAACTGTCCTCCGTCAACTGGGCTAGAGCAGGACTGGGCCTTCCACTG ATTGAAGACCCACCAGAGAGGGAGGAAGCCTCAACACATGATGTTACGTGTTACTCTGAATGGTCAACTTTTGAGA CCCCGGAAGTGGATATAATGATGTCAAACCCCACACTCACCAATCTACCACCCCATCAGGAAGTGGAGCACATCCACAATAATGGAGAACTGAGTGCCCAGAAACACTCCGTCATCAATATGAGCACCACCTCTACCACTGACACAGTCACCATCAACACAG CTACTTCCCCAAGAAAAGTGTACGACACAAGGGATTCAGGAAACAGTGAAGTGATGCAGATTGACTTTGATGATGATAAATACCGCAGACGGCCTGCCCTTAGCTGGTTTGCACAGGTCCTAAA GAATCGCACTAACACTAAGAAAAAGGCCCTCACACTGAAACAGCGAATCTTCATGTTGCTGTTAGTTGGAGTGATTGGTTTCTTCaccctcatcatcatcatggcCAAACTGGGTCGGGCCTCTGCTGAGTCAGACCCGAACCTGGATCCCATGCTGAATCCCAACATCAGGGTAGGCAACAAGTGA
- the rwdd2b gene encoding RWD domain-containing protein 2B: MTCSEEAEAQFAEIELLLSMFPSEEELHVDELSHAELRAYVEGSAHTPPSTRPQFSIKLKLENLEVSITLLCTYPPDYPKVLPDITIRCSELTRSQQMLLHSNLNTYLSENCSGDVCILSAVQWINENSQEYITKSVPVSNPKKENVSKQSNETFTRLWIYSHHIYNKIKRKNILEWAKELNLSGFSMPGKPGIVCVEGLQSACDEFWARVKVLTWKRIMVRHREDVPLENGSMEEGIDSLRKFSGFHEAIFEPHGTRGNHMDLGQLYQFLNDKGCADIFQMYFGIEGR; this comes from the exons ATGACTTGCTCAGAGGAAGCAGAGGCACAATTTGCAGAGATAGAGCTTCTATTAAGTATGTTTCCAAGTGAAGAAGAGTTACACGTGGATGAGCTGTCCCATGCAGAGCTCAGGGCTTATGTGGAGGGCTCAGCTCATACTCCCCCCAGCACCAGACCTCAATTCAGCATCAAACTGAAGTTGGAGAACCTTGAA GTGAGCATTACGTTGTTGTGCACTTACCCACCTGACTACCCGAAAGTGTTGCCAGATATTACTATCAG atgTTCTGAGCTCACTAGATCACAGCAGATGCTGCTTCACTCCAACCTCAACACCTACCTGTCTGAAAACTGCAGTGGTGATGTTTGTATTCTTTCTGCGGTGCAGTGGATCAATGAAAATTCACAAGAATATATAACTAAAAGTGTCCCTGTCAGCAATCCCAAGAAGGAAAATGTTTCAAAGCAGTCAAATGAGACCTTCACTAGACTCTGGATCTACAGCCATCATATATACAATAAGATCAAGAGGAAGAACATTCTGGAATGGGCAAAGGAGCTGAACCTTTCTGGGTTCAGTATGCCGGGAAAGCCTGGTATTGTGTGTGTGGAGGGTCTGCAGTCTGCTTGCGATGAGTTCTGGGCCAG GGTGAAAGTTTTAACATGGAAAAGAATTATGGTTCGTCACAGAGAGGATGTCCCTTTGGAAAACGGCTCGATGGAGGAGGGAATTGACTCCCTCCGTAAGTTCAGTGGATTTCATGAAGCTATTTTTGAACCTCATGGGACCAGAGGAAACCACATGGACCTTGGACAGCTTTATCAATTCCTTAATGACAAAGGATGTGCTGATATCTTTCAAATGTACTTTGGCATTGAGGGGAGATAA
- the LOC125267735 gene encoding serine/threonine-protein kinase pim-2-like isoform X1 produces the protein MGQRLSRREKVKGGGECVHGINPCTTLTSTDHKAELHPRPNETPDGIGEGGGQERGGEKTKNKRQKKRRFRRFASFFCCCSRPKSTKARDEQVEQGEVDQDTDEGPSRRCTDDQTSIQEVICTVEDSDHQEPPSSSPEVPHTAENQQVEDVQPQDQDSPASPSAGETGSHLPRQLDCDEIMRIEDHICWRYTIGKKLGEGGFGSVFEGTRCKDDLQVAVKFTAKTENEPYISLPDHPRPVPLEVALTLMANQGPRCRHIIEVLDWQDHPDQFIMVLERPSHCMDMHSFWLQNGGLFCEELACHFMWQVIDAAAVCCSRWVFHRDIKMPNLLVNTETLEVKLIDFGCGDLLRSSSYKTYSGTARYCPSEYFENGEYYGKQATVWSLGVLVFVMITSLYPDSCNIGLMDVDAWFQPGFSDECCRFIRGCLKSNPEQRIHLDEMLSHDWFKVMERVSLASGGLTQMATPSLQP, from the exons ATGGGACAGCGACTATCTCGTAGAGAGAAAGTGAAGGGAGGAGGTGAGTGTGTGCACGGGATAAATCCCTGTACTACACTGACATCCACCGACCACAAGGCGGAGCTCCATCCTCGTCCTAACGAGACGCCTGATGGTATCGGTGAGGGAGGCGGGCAGGAGAGAGGGGGAGAGAAAACTAAGAATAAGAGGCAGAAAAAGAGGAGATTTCGGAGGTTTGCCTcttttttctgttgttgttctCGCCCCAAATCCACCAAAGCTCGGGATGAGCAGGTGGAGCAGGGTGAGGTGGACCAGGACACTGATGAGGGCCCCTCCAGGAGGTGTACTGATG ATCAGACTTCTATACAGGAAGTCATCTGTACTGTAGAGGACAGTGATCATCAGGAACCTCCTTCCAGTAGTCCTGAAGTCCCACACACTGCCGAAAACCAGCAAGTGGAGGACGTCCAGCCTCAAGATCAGGACAGTCCGGCCAGTCCATCAGCAGGTGAAACTGGATCACATCTGCCGAGACAGCTGGACTGTGATGAGATCATGAGGATCGAGG ACCACATTTGCTGGAGATACACCATTGGCAAGAAGTTAGGGGAAGGAGGATTTGGCTCCGTCTTTGAAGGGACACGTTGCAAGGACGATCTCCAGGTAGCTGTGAAATTCACAGCGAAGACGGAGAATGAGCCGTACATCAGCCTT CCTGATCATCCCAGACCAGTTCCTCTTGAGGTGGCCCTGACACTCATGGCCAATCAAGGCCCCAGGTGTCGCCACATAATAGAGGTTCTGGACTGGCAGGACCATCCCGACCAGTTCATCATGGTCTTAGAGCGACCCTCACACTGCATGGACATGCACAGCTTTTGGCTGCAGAATGGAGGCCTCTTTTGTGAGGAGTTGGCGTGCCATTTCATGTGGCAGGTGATTGACGCCGCCGCCGTGTGCTGTTCCCGGTGGGTGTTCCATCGGGACATCAAAATGCCAAACCTCTTGGTCAACACGGAGACACTGGAGGTCAAATTGATAGATTTCGGCTGTGGAGACCTCCTGAGAAGCTCGTCCTACAAAACCTACTCTG GGACAGCAAGGTATTGCCCTTCTGAGTACTTTGAGAACGGCGAGTACTATGGGAAGCAGGCAACAGTGTGGTCCCTGGGGGTGCTGGTgtttgtcatgatcaccagccTTTACCCAGACAGCTGCAATATTGGTTTGATGGACGTTGATGCCTGGTTCCAGCCAGGCTTCTCAGATG aatgctgccGTTTTATTCGAGGTTGCCTAAAGAGCAACCCAGAGCAGAGAATCCACTTGGACGAGATGCTCTCCCATGACTGGTTCAAG GTCATGGAGAGGGTCAGCCTTGCGTCTGGCGGGCTGACACAGATGGCCACTCCATCCCTTCAGCCTTAG